In Streptococcus uberis, a single window of DNA contains:
- a CDS encoding GNAT family N-acetyltransferase, producing the protein MQLRRPTLEDKETIMEMMSEFKNSGSAHDGGFWDPDSFDYDSWIEMNQNFELGIGVPDHFVPSIQYVFFDDMNKALGFLSLRLRLNEALFESGGHIGYSVRPSQRGNGYAKQMLATGLQYAKNKNICPVLVTCKEENSASRSVILANGGHFEDCRQGIERYWINIKE; encoded by the coding sequence ATGCAGTTGAGAAGGCCGACCTTAGAAGATAAAGAAACCATCATGGAGATGATGTCAGAATTCAAAAACTCCGGCTCTGCTCATGATGGTGGTTTTTGGGATCCTGATAGCTTTGATTATGACAGTTGGATTGAAATGAATCAGAATTTTGAACTTGGCATCGGAGTCCCTGACCATTTCGTTCCATCTATTCAATACGTATTTTTTGATGATATGAATAAGGCCCTTGGCTTTCTTAGTTTAAGGCTAAGGCTTAACGAGGCGCTATTTGAGTCTGGCGGTCATATTGGCTACTCTGTGAGACCGAGTCAGAGGGGCAATGGTTATGCGAAACAGATGTTGGCAACAGGACTTCAATATGCTAAAAATAAAAATATTTGTCCAGTTTTGGTAACGTGTAAGGAAGAAAATAGTGCTAGTCGGTCTGTTATTTTGGCAAATGGTGGCCATTTTGAAGATTGCCGTCAGGGTATTGAACGCTATTGGATTAACATAAAGGAGTGA
- a CDS encoding Gfo/Idh/MocA family protein: MLKIGIVGLGGISKKAYLPYMRQIADVEWHLSTRNEKRLIQVNNLFACSKTYSDIDSLAKQDLDGVFIHVATVAHFEVAKLFLQRGIPVYMDKPLTEDFESSLELYKMAKKHDTFLMAGFNRRFAPRVNELSRLSSKRKVHVEKNDSNRPGDFTFKLFDFFIHPLDTALYLTDEELIEGNYAYQRKDGQLCQVSVNLRTENTLITASMNLQSGSRREVMEVQSCEETRQVINLDEVRIYKGTDEEKQNFGSWDTTLYKRGFETIIDAFLNAVKTGVNPVNPESSLLSHWICHQINTSNEESGSLSVSLPKNYWENNDAVEKADLRR, encoded by the coding sequence ATGTTAAAGATTGGAATTGTTGGTTTGGGTGGTATTTCAAAAAAAGCCTATTTACCATATATGCGTCAAATTGCTGATGTCGAATGGCACCTTTCGACCAGAAATGAAAAGAGATTAATTCAAGTAAACAATCTATTTGCTTGTTCAAAAACCTATTCTGATATTGACAGCTTAGCAAAACAAGATTTAGATGGTGTTTTCATCCATGTTGCTACGGTAGCCCATTTTGAAGTAGCTAAACTTTTCTTGCAAAGGGGAATTCCTGTCTATATGGATAAGCCTTTAACGGAGGACTTTGAATCAAGTCTTGAATTGTACAAAATGGCGAAAAAACATGATACATTTTTAATGGCAGGTTTTAATAGAAGATTTGCTCCGCGTGTCAATGAGTTGTCAAGATTGTCAAGCAAGCGTAAAGTTCATGTTGAAAAAAACGATAGTAATAGACCAGGTGATTTTACTTTCAAGCTCTTTGATTTCTTTATACATCCCCTTGATACAGCATTATATTTAACAGATGAAGAACTTATTGAAGGGAATTATGCTTATCAGAGGAAGGATGGACAGCTTTGTCAAGTCTCTGTCAATTTGAGAACAGAGAACACTTTGATAACAGCCTCAATGAATCTTCAGTCTGGAAGCCGTAGAGAAGTTATGGAAGTTCAATCTTGTGAAGAGACGAGACAGGTAATTAATCTTGATGAAGTCCGTATTTATAAGGGAACTGATGAGGAAAAACAGAACTTTGGTTCATGGGATACAACACTATACAAACGAGGTTTTGAAACGATCATTGATGCTTTTTTGAATGCTGTAAAGACAGGTGTCAATCCTGTCAATCCAGAATCAAGTTTATTAAGTCACTGGATTTGTCATCAAATCAATACCTCAAATGAAGAGTCTGGCAGTTTGTCGGTCAGTCTACCAAAGAATTATTGGGAGAATAATGATGCAGTTGAGAAGGCCGACCTTAGAAGATAA
- the nrdD gene encoding anaerobic ribonucleoside-triphosphate reductase — MTYENEKIITQPDIKVIKRDGRLVSFDTTKIYSALLKASLEVTKMSPLMEAKLKAISERVVAEIIDRFPNNVKIYEIQNIVEHELLAANEYAIAKEYINYRTQRDFARSQATDINFSIDKLLKKDETVVNENANKDSDVFNTQRDLTAGIVGKSIGLKMLPPHVANAHQKGDIHYHDLDYSPYTPMTNCCLIDFKGMLANGFKIGNAEVESPKSIQTATAQISQIIANVASSQYGGCTADRIDEFLAPYAELNYNKHMADAQKWVLPEKREEYAYEKTKKDIYDAMQSLEYEINTLFTSNGQTPFTSLGFGLGKSWFEREIQKAILEIRIKGLGSEHRTAIFPKLIFTLKRGLNLEEDSPNYDIKQLALECATKRMYPDMLSYDKIVDLTGSFKAPMGCRSFLQGWKDENGQDVTSGRMNLGVVTLNLPRIALESNGDMDKFWELFNERVAIGKDALVYRVERVKEATPANAPILYQYGAFGKRLAKSDHVDELFKNRRATISLGYIGLYEVASVFYGGDWEDNQEAKDFTVSIVKALKDACETWSNEYGYHFSVYSTPSESLTDRFCRLDTEKFGIVENITDKEYYTNSFHYDVRKNPTPFEKLDFEKVYPEAGATGGFIHYCEYPVLQQNPKALEAVWDYAYDRVGYLGTNTPIDKCYQCQFEGDFTPTERGFTCPNCGNNDPKTVDVVKRTCGYLGNPQARPMVNGRHKEISARVKHMNGSTIKYPGN, encoded by the coding sequence ATGACATATGAAAATGAAAAAATAATCACTCAACCAGATATTAAAGTTATTAAACGTGATGGGCGTTTAGTGTCTTTTGACACGACTAAAATATATAGTGCCTTGTTGAAGGCAAGTTTAGAAGTTACAAAAATGTCTCCCCTAATGGAAGCAAAATTGAAGGCCATTTCAGAACGCGTAGTTGCTGAGATTATCGATCGTTTTCCAAATAATGTTAAGATTTATGAAATTCAAAATATTGTAGAACATGAATTACTTGCTGCCAATGAATATGCTATAGCAAAGGAGTATATTAATTACCGTACTCAACGTGATTTTGCGCGCTCTCAAGCAACGGACATTAATTTCTCAATTGACAAATTATTGAAAAAAGATGAAACGGTTGTCAATGAAAATGCCAATAAGGATAGTGACGTTTTTAATACTCAACGTGACTTAACAGCAGGTATCGTTGGCAAATCAATTGGGTTAAAAATGTTGCCGCCCCATGTTGCTAATGCTCACCAAAAGGGAGATATTCACTATCATGATCTAGATTATAGTCCCTATACTCCAATGACCAATTGTTGTTTGATTGATTTTAAAGGGATGTTAGCTAATGGCTTTAAAATTGGTAATGCAGAAGTAGAAAGTCCTAAGTCTATTCAGACTGCGACTGCTCAAATCTCTCAAATTATTGCAAATGTTGCCTCTAGTCAATATGGGGGATGTACAGCAGATAGGATTGATGAGTTCTTAGCACCTTATGCAGAACTAAATTATAACAAGCATATGGCTGACGCTCAGAAGTGGGTTCTACCAGAAAAACGTGAAGAGTATGCTTACGAAAAGACTAAAAAAGACATTTATGATGCCATGCAGTCTTTAGAATATGAAATTAATACGCTTTTCACTTCAAACGGTCAAACACCATTTACTTCTCTAGGATTTGGTTTAGGGAAATCTTGGTTTGAAAGAGAAATTCAAAAAGCCATTTTAGAAATTCGTATTAAAGGACTTGGCAGTGAACACCGCACAGCTATTTTTCCTAAATTAATCTTTACCTTAAAACGTGGTTTAAACTTAGAAGAGGACTCTCCTAATTACGATATTAAGCAATTAGCTCTTGAGTGCGCCACAAAACGGATGTACCCTGACATGTTATCCTATGATAAAATTGTCGACCTCACAGGCTCATTTAAGGCGCCTATGGGATGTCGTTCCTTCCTCCAAGGATGGAAAGATGAGAACGGTCAAGATGTCACTTCTGGACGAATGAATTTGGGTGTCGTAACCTTGAATTTACCTCGTATTGCTTTAGAATCAAATGGTGACATGGATAAATTCTGGGAATTGTTTAATGAAAGAGTTGCCATAGGTAAAGATGCTTTAGTTTATCGTGTTGAACGTGTCAAAGAAGCAACACCAGCAAACGCCCCAATCTTGTATCAATATGGTGCTTTTGGTAAGAGATTGGCCAAGTCTGATCATGTTGATGAACTCTTCAAAAATCGTAGAGCAACCATTTCATTAGGCTATATTGGATTATATGAAGTGGCATCTGTTTTCTATGGTGGCGATTGGGAAGACAATCAAGAGGCAAAAGATTTTACTGTTTCCATTGTCAAGGCCTTAAAGGATGCTTGTGAGACATGGTCAAATGAATATGGATATCATTTTTCTGTTTACTCAACACCTTCTGAAAGTTTAACAGATCGTTTTTGTCGATTAGATACGGAGAAATTCGGAATTGTAGAAAACATAACAGACAAAGAGTATTATACGAATTCGTTCCATTATGATGTCCGTAAAAATCCAACACCATTTGAAAAATTGGATTTTGAAAAAGTATATCCAGAAGCTGGAGCTACTGGTGGCTTTATTCATTATTGTGAATATCCAGTTTTACAACAAAATCCAAAAGCATTGGAAGCTGTTTGGGATTATGCCTACGATCGCGTTGGCTACTTAGGGACTAATACACCGATTGATAAATGTTATCAATGTCAATTTGAAGGTGATTTTACGCCAACTGAACGTGGTTTCACTTGTCCAAATTGTGGTAACAATGATCCTAAAACCGTAGATGTTGTTAAAAGAACTTGTGGATACCTAGGCAATCCTCAAGCCCGTCCAATGGTAAATGGTCGCCATAAAGAAATCAGTGCTCGTGTGAAACACATGAACGGCTCTACGATAAAGTACCCAGGAAATTAA